In a single window of the Aridibaculum aurantiacum genome:
- a CDS encoding S1/P1 nuclease has product MRSSFLLWIVIFCMACHLPLESLAWGQNGHRVVGEIAQGYLTGATKRKIRKLVGNETLAMGSNWADFIKSDSNYRYLNTWHYINFEQGLSYQQMKDFLASDKEVDAYTKLNFMMEEMKKKDVPKETKAMYLRLIVHIVGDLHQPLHVSAKGTTGGNQVKVNWFNEPSNLHRVWDEHLVSFQDLSYTEMVRAINFTNKQQRRTWQSQPISQWLYESYSISNVLHEEIKQPNQKLMYEYNFRHQQTMYDQMLKGGVRLAGLLNELFKNVTV; this is encoded by the coding sequence ATGCGTTCATCCTTTTTGTTATGGATCGTTATTTTTTGCATGGCCTGTCACCTGCCACTGGAGTCTTTAGCCTGGGGACAAAATGGACATAGAGTAGTGGGCGAAATAGCCCAAGGTTATTTAACAGGTGCTACAAAAAGAAAGATCCGTAAGCTGGTGGGTAATGAAACGCTGGCAATGGGCAGCAACTGGGCAGATTTTATAAAGTCAGATAGCAACTACCGCTACCTGAATACCTGGCACTATATTAATTTTGAACAAGGTCTTTCGTACCAGCAAATGAAGGATTTCCTTGCATCCGATAAAGAGGTAGATGCATATACCAAGCTCAACTTTATGATGGAGGAGATGAAGAAGAAAGATGTGCCGAAAGAAACCAAAGCCATGTACCTGCGCCTGATAGTACATATTGTTGGCGACCTTCACCAGCCATTGCACGTAAGTGCCAAAGGAACCACTGGAGGCAACCAGGTGAAGGTGAATTGGTTTAATGAGCCAAGTAACCTGCACAGGGTGTGGGATGAGCACCTGGTAAGTTTCCAGGACCTGAGCTATACAGAAATGGTACGTGCTATCAATTTCACCAATAAACAACAGAGAAGAACGTGGCAAAGCCAGCCGATAAGTCAGTGGCTATACGAGTCGTATTCTATCAGTAATGTATTGCATGAAGAAATAAAGCAGCCGAACCAGAAGTTGATGTATGAATACAACTTCAGGCACCAGCAAACCATGTACGACCAGATGCTGAAAGGCGGTGTTCGTCTTGCAGGCCTGCTGAATGAGTTATTTAAGAATGTAACTGTATAA
- a CDS encoding META domain-containing protein, whose translation MQAQDSILVTGEAYIPVEGRGETPGRLEGSWTLVSGVKAANKQRMQEVYKKKPAPGTETKRETTTTTETVGGGTVVTTETEIQMIREQEKQITPQQKEIMHKPQPPSISFFGKNHTFTGFTGCNRFAGRYTSSGNKLTIKAANPSTRMECIGEFDEKDFLEKINQVNSFRISNGRLHLMRGNDVLLVMAQNN comes from the coding sequence ATGCAAGCACAAGATTCAATACTTGTCACCGGCGAAGCTTATATACCAGTAGAGGGTAGGGGAGAAACGCCGGGCAGGTTGGAAGGAAGTTGGACGCTGGTATCTGGCGTTAAAGCAGCCAATAAACAAAGAATGCAGGAGGTGTATAAGAAGAAACCTGCACCAGGTACTGAAACGAAACGGGAGACGACCACTACTACAGAAACTGTTGGAGGAGGTACTGTAGTGACCACTGAAACCGAGATACAGATGATAAGGGAGCAGGAGAAACAGATAACTCCGCAGCAGAAAGAAATCATGCATAAGCCTCAGCCACCCAGCATTAGCTTTTTTGGAAAGAACCACACTTTCACCGGCTTTACCGGTTGTAACCGCTTTGCAGGTAGGTATACCAGTTCAGGAAATAAACTAACGATTAAAGCGGCCAATCCTTCTACAAGAATGGAATGCATAGGTGAATTTGATGAGAAAGATTTTCTAGAAAAGATCAACCAAGTAAACTCGTTTAGGATAAGCAATGGACGCCTGCATTTAATGCGTGGTAATGATGTTCTACTGGTGATGGCGCAAAACAATTAA